A portion of the Motacilla alba alba isolate MOTALB_02 chromosome 19, Motacilla_alba_V1.0_pri, whole genome shotgun sequence genome contains these proteins:
- the PROCA1 gene encoding protein PROCA1 — MCAPGLLCRLLLLLLLFLLLLLPPAPGAAPPGRPRARRGLTYPGTLWCGAGSNADSYEQLGEHRDTDRCCREHDHCQHVIHPFTARYGYRNLRWHTISHCDCDLRLKECLRRVNDTASRVVGQAFFNIIQVPCFEFTYREECVEPYLYVWCKTYNTVAVAVPREPALYEFGGELIDRAARPRGVPLSPPWGSTGAGALPGDRHTGTAPKAGKKERKRKKDKKKKGKGLEKKGSSEKGARSHPAAGPTDPWALLPSLGEASNTILSGALAREGVGREPVPATPSPVPATSGKRRRKERNRKKRLKSKTEAEPTRELQL; from the exons ATGTgcgccccggggctgctctgccgcctcctcctcctcctcctcctcttcctcctgctcctgctgccacctgcccccggagcggccccgccgggacggccccgcgcccgccgcgggCTCACCTACCCCGGGACGCTGTGGTGCGGTGCGGGCAGCAACGCGGACAGCTACGAGCAGCTGG GGGAGCACCGGGACACGGACCGCTGCTGCCGGGAGCACGACCACTGCCAGCACGTCATCCACCCCTTCACAGCCCGCTACGGCTACCGCAACCTGCGCTGGCACACCATCAGCCACTGCGACTGCGACCTCAG GTTGAAGGAGTGCCTGCGGCGGGTGAACGACACGGCCTCGCGCGTGGTGGGCCAGGCCTTCTTCAACATCATCCAGGTGCCCTGCTTCGAGTTCACCTACAGGGAGGAGTGTGTGGAGCCCTACCTCTATGTCTG GTGCAAGACGTACAACACGGTGGCCGTGGCGGTGCCCCGAGAGCCGGCGCTGTACGAATTCGGGGGGGAGCTCATCGACAGGGCAGCCAGGCCCAGGGGAgtccccctgagccccccctggggcagcacaggggcaggagCCCTCCCAGGGGATCGTCACACCGGGACAGCGCCCAAGGCGGgcaagaaagagaggaagagaaagaaagataagaaaaagaaggggaaaggtCTGGAAAAGAAAGGTTCTTCTGAAAAGGGGGCACGGAgccaccctgctgctggccccactGATCCCTGGGCCCTGCTGCCGTCCCTGGGGGAAGCATCCAACACCATCCTGAGCGGTGCCCTGGCACGGGAGGGCGTGGGCAGGGAGCCGGTGCCAGCCACTCCCTCCCCAGTCCCCGCCACCAGCggcaagaggaggaggaaggagaggaacagaaagaagaggctgaaaagcaaaactgaggCTGAGCCCACAcgagagctgcagctctga